One Pantoea eucalypti genomic region harbors:
- the bioA gene encoding adenosylmethionine--8-amino-7-oxononanoate transaminase yields MTTPVFSSDDARFDRQHIWHPYTSMQDPLPCYPVVTAQGFQLQLADGRELVDGMSSWWAAIHGYNHPRLNRALTEQVTQMSHVMFGGITHPAAVALCRQLVAITPEPLECVFLADSGSVAVEVSMKMALQYWLGRGETRQQFLTLKRGYHGDTFAAMSVCDPENSMHSLWRGYLPEHHFAAAPACGFDDEWDERDFDDFARLIEQHHRQLAAVILEPIVQGAGGMRFYHPRYLQQVREACDRYGVLLIADEIATGFGRTGKLFACEHADITPDILCVGKALTGGMMTLAATLTTRDVADTISRSAAGCFMHGPTFMGNPLACAVAAESLTMLAEGDWQHKVAAIEQQLRAELLPLRNSPQVADVRVLGAIGVVETHLAVNMAALQQFFVEQGVWIRPFGRLIYLMPPYIITPQALSQLVQAIGGALEHSQHFAA; encoded by the coding sequence ATGACTACCCCTGTTTTTTCCTCAGATGATGCCCGTTTTGACCGCCAGCATATCTGGCATCCCTACACCTCAATGCAGGATCCACTGCCCTGCTATCCGGTTGTTACCGCGCAGGGTTTTCAGCTGCAACTGGCCGATGGCCGTGAGCTGGTAGATGGGATGTCATCATGGTGGGCGGCGATCCACGGCTATAACCATCCCCGCCTGAACCGGGCGCTGACGGAGCAGGTCACACAGATGTCGCACGTGATGTTTGGCGGCATTACCCACCCGGCGGCGGTGGCGCTCTGCCGTCAGCTGGTGGCGATAACGCCTGAGCCGCTGGAGTGCGTTTTCCTGGCCGATTCCGGCTCGGTGGCGGTGGAAGTGTCGATGAAGATGGCGCTGCAGTACTGGCTGGGTCGGGGCGAAACCCGCCAGCAGTTCCTGACGCTGAAACGCGGCTATCACGGCGATACCTTTGCCGCGATGTCGGTGTGCGATCCTGAGAACTCAATGCACAGCCTGTGGCGCGGCTATCTGCCGGAGCATCACTTTGCGGCGGCTCCCGCCTGCGGCTTTGATGATGAGTGGGACGAGCGCGATTTCGATGATTTCGCCCGTCTGATTGAACAGCATCACCGGCAGCTGGCGGCGGTGATTCTGGAGCCAATAGTACAGGGTGCGGGCGGCATGCGTTTCTACCATCCACGCTATCTGCAGCAGGTGCGGGAAGCCTGCGATCGCTATGGCGTGCTGCTGATCGCCGATGAGATCGCAACCGGCTTTGGCCGCACCGGCAAACTCTTCGCCTGTGAACACGCGGACATCACGCCGGATATACTCTGCGTCGGTAAAGCGCTGACCGGCGGCATGATGACGCTGGCGGCGACGCTGACCACCCGTGACGTGGCCGACACCATCAGTCGCAGCGCGGCAGGCTGTTTCATGCATGGCCCGACCTTTATGGGCAACCCGCTGGCCTGCGCGGTCGCGGCAGAAAGCCTGACCATGCTGGCGGAAGGAGACTGGCAGCATAAGGTGGCCGCCATCGAACAGCAGCTGCGCGCTGAGTTGCTGCCGCTACGCAACTCACCGCAGGTGGCTGATGTGCGCGTGCTGGGCGCAATTGGCGTGGTGGAAACGCATCTGGCGGTCAACATGGCGGCGCTGCAGCAGTTCTTTGTTGAACAGGGCGTCTGGATCCGGCCATTTGGTCGTCTGATCTACCTGATGCCGCCCTACATCATCACGCCACAGGCACTGAGTCAGCTGGTGCAGGCGATAGGCGGCGCGCTGGAACATTCGCAACATTTTGCTGCCTGA
- a CDS encoding pyridoxal phosphatase — MSYRVIALDLDGTLLTPAKTILPQSIDVLNQARQAGVHVAIVTGRHHCAIHPFYQALQLDTPAICCNGTYLYDYQAKKVLASDPMDPQLALRVIEMLDQQRIHGLLYVDDAMLYQTPTGHVMRTLKWAESLPAHQRPLFIQVPDLAQAARDAGSIWKFALSHDNHEELQQFATRAEAELGLACEWSWHDQVDIAKGGNSKGKRLAQWVESLGLDMSDVIAFGDNYNDLSMLETAGLGVAMGNADDAIKARAKRVIGTNLETGIADTLRQYVL; from the coding sequence ATGAGCTACCGTGTAATTGCCCTCGACCTCGACGGCACGCTGCTGACCCCAGCCAAGACGATTCTGCCGCAGTCAATCGATGTGTTAAACCAGGCCCGACAGGCGGGCGTTCATGTCGCTATCGTCACCGGACGCCATCACTGCGCTATTCATCCTTTTTATCAGGCGTTACAGCTGGATACCCCCGCAATCTGCTGTAATGGTACCTACCTGTATGATTACCAGGCGAAAAAGGTGCTGGCGTCCGATCCTATGGACCCGCAACTGGCGTTACGGGTCATTGAGATGCTGGATCAGCAGCGTATTCACGGGTTGCTCTACGTGGATGATGCAATGCTCTATCAGACGCCGACCGGTCACGTGATGCGCACCCTGAAGTGGGCCGAATCACTGCCTGCTCATCAGCGTCCGCTGTTCATTCAGGTGCCAGACTTAGCACAGGCGGCGCGTGACGCCGGTTCAATCTGGAAGTTTGCCCTGTCGCACGACAATCATGAGGAACTGCAGCAGTTCGCCACCCGTGCTGAAGCGGAGCTGGGTCTGGCCTGCGAATGGTCATGGCACGATCAGGTGGATATCGCCAAAGGCGGCAATAGCAAAGGCAAACGGCTGGCGCAGTGGGTTGAATCACTGGGGCTGGACATGTCTGATGTGATCGCATTCGGGGATAACTACAACGATCTCAGCATGCTGGAAACGGCCGGGCTGGGTGTGGCGATGGGCAATGCCGACGACGCGATCAAAGCGCGGGCGAAGCGGGTGATCGGCACCAACCTTGAAACCGGTATTGCCGATACCCTCCGTCAGTACGTGTTGTAA
- the modB gene encoding molybdate ABC transporter permease subunit, with protein MILSDPEWQAVLLSLKVSGIAVLGSLPFGILMAWILVRCRFPGKALLDSLIHLPLVLPPVVVGYLLLISLGRRGIIGEKLFDWFGFSFAFSWRGAALASAVIAFPLMVRAIRLALEAVDIRLEQAARTLGAGRWRVFFTITLPLTLPGVIVGTVLAFARSLGEFGATITFVSNIPGETRTLPLAMFTLIETPGAEGAAARLCVIAIVLALASLLASEWLARAGRKRMGS; from the coding sequence ATGATACTCAGCGATCCCGAATGGCAGGCGGTACTGCTTAGCCTTAAAGTCTCTGGCATAGCCGTGCTGGGCAGTCTGCCGTTTGGCATCCTGATGGCCTGGATTCTGGTGCGCTGCCGTTTTCCCGGCAAAGCGCTGCTCGACAGCCTGATCCACCTGCCGCTGGTGCTGCCGCCGGTGGTGGTGGGTTATCTGCTGCTGATTAGCCTGGGCCGGCGCGGCATCATTGGCGAAAAGCTTTTTGACTGGTTCGGTTTCAGCTTTGCTTTCAGCTGGCGTGGCGCCGCACTGGCGTCTGCCGTCATCGCCTTTCCGTTGATGGTGCGTGCCATCCGGCTGGCGCTGGAGGCGGTGGATATCCGGCTGGAGCAGGCGGCCCGCACGCTGGGTGCCGGGCGCTGGCGGGTCTTTTTCACTATCACGCTGCCGCTGACGCTGCCTGGCGTTATTGTCGGCACGGTGCTGGCGTTTGCCCGTTCGCTGGGTGAATTCGGGGCCACCATCACCTTTGTTTCCAATATTCCCGGCGAGACGCGCACGCTTCCGCTGGCGATGTTTACCCTGATAGAGACTCCCGGTGCAGAGGGCGCGGCGGCGCGCCTGTGCGTTATCGCTATCGTGCTGGCGCTGGCGTCACTGCTGGCGTCGGAATGGCTGGCTCGCGCAGGCCGTAAGCGGATGGGAAGCTGA
- a CDS encoding kinase inhibitor encodes MRVFSQDFNDGEKMPEKHVFNGMGYQGENISPHLAWEAAPEGTKSFVVTCYDPDAPTGSGWWHWVVANIPASTTSLPQGAGSGKASLPAGAIQTRTDFGQAGYGGAAPPQGETHRYIFTVHALDVETIEVDEGASGAMVGFNVHFHALASASLTVNYQ; translated from the coding sequence ATGCGCGTTTTTAGTCAGGATTTTAATGACGGCGAGAAGATGCCTGAAAAGCATGTTTTCAACGGCATGGGTTATCAGGGCGAGAATATCTCTCCCCATCTTGCCTGGGAAGCGGCGCCGGAAGGCACCAAAAGTTTCGTGGTGACCTGCTACGATCCTGATGCGCCGACCGGTTCAGGCTGGTGGCATTGGGTGGTGGCGAATATTCCGGCCAGCACCACGTCACTGCCACAGGGTGCCGGTTCTGGCAAAGCGTCACTGCCAGCAGGCGCAATTCAGACCCGTACCGATTTCGGTCAGGCGGGCTACGGTGGCGCGGCGCCGCCGCAGGGTGAAACCCATCGCTACATTTTCACCGTACATGCGCTGGATGTGGAGACGATTGAGGTGGATGAAGGCGCCAGCGGCGCAATGGTCGGCTTTAATGTGCATTTCCACGCACTGGCGAGCGCCTCGCTGACCGTGAATTATCAGTAA
- the modC gene encoding molybdenum ABC transporter ATP-binding protein ModC produces MLSLNFMQQQGDHQLEVDLQIPAKGITAIFGVSGAGKTSLINAISGLTQPQRGRIQLNERLLFDAEQKIALPPEKRRIGYVFQDARLFPHYRVRGNLQYGMAPAMKAQFDSLVSLLGLEALLPRFPLSLSGGEKQRVAIGRALLTAPDMLLLDEPLASLDLPRKRELMPYLQKLAKQVDIPMLYVSHSLDEILHLADNVLVLDAGKVKAFGPLERVWSSSAMRPWLPVSELTSVLRVLVLEQHPDYPMTALSLGDQHIWVSRVNQPVKTPLRIRIASSDVSLALQPPQHSSIRNILPAQVVELLEVGDQVEVKLRIGISELWARITPWARDELGIRPDQWLYAQIKSVSVTP; encoded by the coding sequence ATGCTATCACTTAACTTTATGCAGCAGCAGGGCGATCACCAGCTGGAGGTTGACCTGCAGATCCCGGCCAAAGGGATCACCGCTATTTTTGGTGTTTCCGGTGCCGGTAAGACGTCCCTGATTAACGCGATTAGCGGGCTGACCCAGCCGCAGCGCGGGCGGATCCAGCTTAACGAGCGTCTGCTGTTTGATGCGGAGCAGAAAATTGCGCTGCCGCCTGAAAAACGACGCATCGGTTACGTGTTTCAGGATGCGCGGCTGTTCCCGCACTATCGGGTTCGTGGCAACCTGCAATACGGTATGGCGCCGGCAATGAAAGCGCAGTTCGACAGCCTGGTGTCGCTGCTGGGTCTGGAGGCGTTGCTGCCGCGCTTTCCGCTGTCGCTGTCTGGCGGGGAAAAGCAGCGGGTCGCGATAGGCCGTGCGCTGTTGACCGCACCGGACATGCTGCTGCTGGATGAGCCGCTGGCGTCGCTGGATCTGCCGCGCAAACGTGAACTGATGCCGTATCTGCAAAAACTGGCGAAACAGGTCGATATTCCGATGCTTTACGTTTCTCACAGTCTGGATGAGATCCTGCATCTGGCGGATAACGTGCTGGTGCTGGATGCGGGCAAGGTCAAGGCCTTTGGTCCGCTTGAGCGGGTCTGGAGCAGCAGCGCGATGCGGCCGTGGCTGCCAGTAAGCGAACTGACCAGCGTACTGCGGGTGCTGGTGCTTGAGCAGCATCCCGACTATCCAATGACCGCGCTGTCGCTGGGCGACCAGCATATCTGGGTCAGCCGGGTGAATCAGCCGGTGAAAACGCCACTGCGTATTCGCATCGCCTCTTCTGATGTCTCGCTGGCGCTGCAACCGCCGCAACACAGCTCCATCCGCAACATTTTACCGGCGCAGGTGGTAGAACTGCTGGAGGTCGGCGATCAGGTGGAAGTGAAGCTGCGTATTGGTATCAGCGAGCTCTGGGCGCGCATTACGCCGTGGGCGCGTGATGAACTGGGCATCCGGCCGGATCAGTGGCTCTATGCCCAGATCAAAAGCGTCTCCGTGACGCCCTGA
- the bioC gene encoding malonyl-ACP O-methyltransferase BioC, protein MTLRIDKQAVARAFGRAASHYDAHAALQRLSGDALLALAPAHSGVQLLDAGCGTGWYSRLWRERGKQVTALDLSPQMLQQARDNDAAHCYLAGDIDALPLADNSIDLVWSNLAVQWSEDLPGALRQFRRVLRPNGTLLFSTLGDGSLQEVHEAWSHLDALPHANRFLSEPQIAAACQAEQLRCSSEEVTLHFPDALSAMRSLKGIGATHLHQGRDGQILTRRRLNQLEAHWPRDRHGYRLSYHLIYGVTLS, encoded by the coding sequence ATGACGCTGCGGATTGATAAGCAGGCGGTTGCACGCGCTTTTGGCCGGGCGGCCAGCCATTACGATGCCCATGCGGCGCTGCAACGCCTTAGCGGCGATGCGCTGCTGGCTCTCGCACCGGCTCACAGCGGGGTTCAACTGCTGGATGCCGGATGTGGCACCGGCTGGTACAGCAGGCTGTGGCGCGAACGCGGCAAACAGGTGACGGCACTGGATCTCTCGCCACAGATGCTGCAACAGGCGCGGGATAACGACGCGGCGCACTGCTATCTGGCGGGCGACATCGACGCGCTGCCGCTGGCGGATAACAGCATCGACCTGGTATGGAGCAACCTGGCGGTGCAGTGGAGTGAAGATTTGCCCGGGGCGCTGCGCCAGTTCCGGCGGGTGCTGCGACCCAATGGCACGCTGCTGTTTTCCACGCTGGGCGACGGTTCGCTGCAGGAGGTTCATGAAGCCTGGTCTCATCTGGATGCGTTGCCGCACGCCAACCGCTTTCTTAGCGAGCCGCAGATTGCAGCGGCCTGCCAGGCAGAGCAACTGCGTTGCAGCTCAGAGGAGGTGACGCTGCATTTCCCCGATGCGCTCAGCGCCATGCGATCCCTGAAGGGGATTGGGGCAACCCATCTGCATCAGGGCCGCGACGGGCAGATACTTACCCGGCGACGGCTTAACCAGTTAGAGGCGCACTGGCCGCGCGATCGGCACGGTTATCGCCTGAGTTACCATTTAATTTATGGAGTCACGCTTTCATGA
- the bioF gene encoding 8-amino-7-oxononanoate synthase — protein sequence MSWQQRLRQGLAQRRAADGWRQRRVIDEQSTRTLQSGGRNYLHFSSNDYLGLTRHPAVIAGWQQGAALAGAGAGASGHVTGYHRQHADLEAQLADWLGYDCALLFISGFAANQAVIHLLGEKNDRILADKLSHASLLDAASHSPAQLRRFSHNAPESLAARLALPCEGETLVVTEGIFSMDGDSAPLAALAQQTRQAEGWLLVDDAHGIGVVGEQGRGSCWQQGVKPELLVVTFGKAFGVSGAALLCDAETADYFLQFSRHLIYSTAMPAAQAVALQAALQVIQQGDALRQQLQQNIRHFRRGAASLPWQLMNSESAIQPLLVGENSDAMALSQRLAEAGCWVSAIRPPTVPPGTARLRITLTAAHRPDDIDRLLEVLHDAAD from the coding sequence ATGAGCTGGCAGCAACGACTCCGGCAGGGGCTGGCGCAGCGCCGTGCGGCTGATGGCTGGCGGCAGCGTCGGGTTATCGATGAGCAATCGACCCGCACACTGCAGAGCGGTGGTCGCAACTATCTTCACTTCTCAAGCAATGACTATCTCGGCTTAACCCGCCATCCGGCGGTGATAGCCGGCTGGCAACAGGGTGCGGCGCTGGCCGGTGCGGGGGCGGGCGCTTCAGGGCATGTCACCGGTTATCACCGTCAGCACGCCGATCTTGAGGCGCAACTGGCCGACTGGCTCGGCTATGACTGTGCGCTGCTGTTCATCTCTGGCTTTGCCGCCAATCAGGCGGTGATTCATCTGCTGGGTGAGAAAAACGATCGTATCCTGGCCGATAAGCTCAGCCATGCCTCGCTGCTCGACGCTGCCAGCCACAGCCCGGCGCAGCTGCGTCGTTTCAGTCACAACGCACCTGAGAGTCTGGCGGCGCGGCTCGCATTACCCTGCGAGGGGGAAACGCTGGTTGTGACCGAGGGCATTTTCAGCATGGATGGTGACAGCGCGCCGCTGGCTGCACTGGCGCAACAGACGCGCCAGGCTGAGGGCTGGCTGCTGGTGGATGATGCGCACGGCATCGGCGTGGTGGGTGAGCAGGGGCGTGGCAGCTGCTGGCAGCAGGGCGTTAAACCGGAACTGCTGGTGGTCACTTTTGGCAAAGCCTTTGGCGTCAGCGGTGCCGCGCTGCTCTGTGATGCGGAGACTGCCGACTATTTCCTGCAGTTCAGCCGGCATCTGATCTACTCCACCGCGATGCCCGCCGCGCAGGCTGTTGCACTGCAGGCGGCGCTGCAGGTCATTCAGCAGGGCGATGCATTGCGCCAGCAGCTGCAGCAGAACATCCGGCATTTCAGGCGCGGCGCAGCCTCACTGCCGTGGCAACTGATGAACTCAGAGAGTGCGATCCAGCCGCTGCTGGTGGGTGAAAATAGCGATGCGATGGCGCTCTCTCAGCGTCTGGCTGAAGCGGGCTGCTGGGTCAGCGCCATCCGGCCGCCCACCGTGCCGCCGGGAACGGCACGGCTGCGCATTACCCTGACGGCGGCACATCGCCCGGACGATATCGATCGGTTACTGGAGGTGCTGCATGACGCTGCGGATTGA
- the bioD gene encoding dethiobiotin synthase, which translates to MKRFFITGTDTEVGKTVASGALLQAAATAGFRCAGYKPVASGCEMTPEGNRNSDALALQRFSSVPLTYQQVNPLAFMEPTSPHIVSAEEGRPITHLALSAGLAALEPLADWILVEGAGGWYTPLSETHTYADWVVREKLPVILVVGIKLGCINHAMLTAEAVRARGLPLVGWIANTVEPPGKRYPEYLTSLKNRLPAPCLGTIPYLTDAAQQASCGHYLTLPA; encoded by the coding sequence ATGAAACGGTTTTTTATTACCGGCACCGACACTGAAGTCGGTAAAACTGTCGCCAGCGGCGCACTGTTGCAGGCCGCTGCCACAGCAGGCTTTCGCTGTGCGGGCTATAAGCCGGTTGCGTCGGGCTGTGAGATGACACCAGAGGGGAACCGCAACAGCGATGCGCTGGCGTTGCAGCGATTCAGCAGTGTGCCGTTAACCTATCAGCAGGTGAATCCGCTGGCGTTTATGGAACCCACCTCGCCGCACATCGTCAGCGCTGAAGAGGGCAGACCGATTACCCATCTGGCCCTGTCAGCCGGTCTGGCGGCGCTGGAGCCACTGGCGGACTGGATTCTGGTGGAGGGCGCGGGCGGCTGGTACACGCCGCTGTCAGAGACACACACCTACGCAGACTGGGTAGTCAGGGAAAAGCTGCCCGTGATTCTGGTGGTGGGAATTAAGCTCGGCTGCATCAACCACGCGATGCTCACCGCAGAGGCGGTGCGGGCGCGTGGCCTGCCGCTGGTGGGATGGATCGCCAACACCGTGGAACCGCCTGGCAAACGCTATCCCGAGTATCTCACCAGCCTGAAAAACCGACTGCCTGCGCCCTGTCTGGGCACAATTCCGTATCTTACCGATGCGGCGCAGCAGGCGTCATGTGGTCACTACCTGACGCTTCCGGCGTAA
- the pgl gene encoding 6-phosphogluconolactonase: MKQVVYTASPESQQIHVWQMNDEGALTLLQVTDVAGQVQPMVVSPKRDFLYVGVRPNFRVLAFKIAADGTLTEAGQAPLPGSPTHISTDREGRFLFCCSYNDACVSVSPIGDDGIPQAPLQVINGLDGCHSANIDTDNKTLYVPALKQDRICLFSLGADGQLTPRKQAQVTTVEGAGPRHMQFHPGGQFAYCVNELDSTVEVWALNTGEGEAESVQTLDMMPPDFNGTRWAADIHLTPDGRFLYACDRTSSTLAVFSVSELGDELTLEGFQPTETQPRGFNIDHSGRYLVAAGQKSHHIEVYAISEPKGLLQPLGRYAVGQGPMWVVIHQLQA; the protein is encoded by the coding sequence ATGAAACAGGTTGTTTACACCGCCAGTCCCGAGAGCCAGCAGATTCACGTCTGGCAGATGAATGATGAGGGTGCGCTGACGTTGCTTCAGGTGACCGATGTCGCCGGCCAGGTTCAGCCGATGGTGGTGAGTCCGAAACGCGATTTTCTCTATGTCGGCGTGCGTCCCAATTTTCGCGTGCTGGCGTTTAAGATTGCCGCTGATGGCACGCTGACCGAAGCGGGTCAGGCACCGTTGCCCGGCAGTCCGACCCACATTTCCACCGATCGTGAGGGCCGGTTCCTGTTCTGCTGCTCCTACAATGATGCCTGCGTCAGCGTCAGCCCGATTGGCGATGACGGCATTCCGCAGGCTCCGCTGCAGGTGATCAACGGTCTGGATGGCTGCCATTCGGCCAATATCGACACTGACAATAAGACCCTGTATGTACCGGCACTGAAGCAGGATCGTATCTGTCTGTTCTCGCTGGGCGCTGACGGTCAGCTGACGCCGCGTAAGCAGGCGCAGGTCACGACAGTAGAAGGTGCAGGCCCGCGTCACATGCAGTTCCATCCGGGCGGTCAGTTCGCTTATTGCGTAAATGAGCTCGACAGCACGGTTGAGGTCTGGGCATTAAATACGGGTGAAGGTGAAGCAGAAAGCGTGCAGACGCTGGATATGATGCCACCGGATTTCAACGGTACGCGCTGGGCTGCGGATATTCACCTGACGCCGGATGGCCGTTTCCTCTACGCCTGCGATCGCACCAGCAGCACTCTGGCGGTGTTCAGCGTCAGCGAGCTGGGTGACGAGCTGACCCTGGAAGGGTTCCAGCCGACAGAAACACAGCCGCGCGGATTCAATATCGATCACAGCGGACGCTATCTGGTGGCAGCGGGACAGAAATCGCATCACATCGAAGTCTATGCGATTAGCGAACCAAAAGGGCTGTTACAGCCGCTGGGACGTTATGCAGTAGGGCAGGGCCCGATGTGGGTCGTGATTCATCAGTTGCAGGCGTAA
- a CDS encoding ABC transporter ATP-binding protein, which translates to MLSLRSVNQFYGQNHILWDVDLDLAPGTCTGVLGRQGMGKTTLVNCIMGRLPINSGSISWKEDGSPPEDLLLQPAEQRAQMGIGYVPQGRHIFTQMSVEDNLLIALLAGASQRDRHRAIPEMVFDLFPALYSLRQQRSGDLPIDQQQQLALARALVLQPKLLILDEPTDGMSPWLEEEMGNLIRRLNLDYGLTILLLEQRLSLIRRVADYFLLLHRGRNVAQGSMEQLDDHTVDKWLTVA; encoded by the coding sequence ATGCTGAGTCTACGTTCGGTCAATCAATTTTACGGTCAGAACCATATTCTGTGGGATGTGGATCTGGATCTGGCACCTGGCACCTGCACGGGCGTTCTGGGTCGTCAAGGCATGGGGAAAACCACGCTGGTCAACTGCATCATGGGCAGACTGCCGATTAACAGCGGCTCTATCTCCTGGAAAGAGGATGGCTCACCGCCGGAAGATCTGCTGCTGCAGCCCGCTGAACAGCGGGCACAGATGGGCATTGGCTATGTGCCACAGGGCCGCCATATTTTTACGCAGATGAGCGTGGAAGATAACCTGCTGATTGCCCTGCTGGCGGGGGCCAGCCAGCGTGATCGCCATCGCGCCATTCCCGAAATGGTATTTGATTTGTTTCCGGCGCTTTATTCACTGCGACAGCAGCGCAGCGGCGATCTGCCGATCGATCAACAGCAACAGCTGGCCCTGGCGCGCGCACTGGTGCTGCAGCCCAAATTGCTGATTCTGGATGAGCCGACTGACGGGATGTCGCCGTGGCTGGAAGAGGAGATGGGCAACCTGATTCGTCGTCTTAATCTCGACTACGGGCTGACCATCCTGCTCCTTGAACAGCGACTGTCGCTGATCCGTCGCGTGGCAGACTATTTTCTGCTGCTGCACCGCGGTCGCAATGTGGCGCAGGGCAGCATGGAACAGCTGGATGACCACACCGTCGATAAGTGGCTGACGGTGGCCTGA
- the bioB gene encoding biotin synthase BioB, whose protein sequence is MAQRWTIAQAQALFDQPFLELMFQAQQVHRQHFDPRQVQVSTLLSIKTGACPEDCKYCPQSARYKTGLESERLMEVEEVLTSARQAKAAGSTRFCMGAAWKNPHERDMPYLEKMVEGVKAMGMETCMTLGTLSDDQAQRLAGAGLDYYNHNLDTSPEFYGSIITTRSYQERLDTLGKVRDAGIKVCSGGIVGLGETVNDRAGLLVQLANLPTPPESVPINMLVKVKGTPLADNDDVEPFDFIRTIAVARIMMPTSHVRLSAGREQMSEQTQAMCFMAGANSIFYGCKLLTTPNPEEDKDRVLFRKLGLNPEHTHTQHGDQQQEQQLSEQLFHADTEQFYNAAL, encoded by the coding sequence ATGGCTCAACGCTGGACAATTGCACAGGCGCAAGCGCTGTTTGATCAACCTTTTCTCGAACTGATGTTTCAGGCGCAACAGGTGCATCGTCAGCACTTCGACCCGCGCCAGGTGCAGGTCAGTACCCTGCTGTCGATTAAAACCGGTGCCTGTCCGGAAGATTGCAAATACTGCCCTCAGAGCGCGCGCTACAAGACCGGCCTGGAGTCGGAGCGTCTGATGGAAGTGGAAGAGGTGCTGACCTCCGCGCGTCAGGCCAAAGCCGCGGGTTCAACCCGTTTCTGCATGGGAGCCGCGTGGAAAAACCCGCACGAGCGCGATATGCCTTACCTGGAAAAGATGGTCGAAGGCGTGAAGGCGATGGGGATGGAAACCTGTATGACGCTGGGCACGCTCAGCGACGACCAGGCGCAGCGCCTGGCGGGCGCGGGCCTCGATTACTACAACCATAACCTCGACACCTCGCCGGAATTCTATGGATCCATTATCACCACCCGCAGCTATCAGGAACGTCTGGATACGCTGGGTAAAGTGCGTGACGCCGGGATCAAAGTCTGTTCGGGCGGCATCGTTGGCCTGGGCGAAACTGTGAACGACCGTGCCGGTTTGCTGGTGCAGTTAGCCAACCTGCCGACACCGCCGGAGAGCGTGCCGATCAACATGCTGGTGAAAGTGAAAGGTACACCGCTGGCGGATAATGATGACGTCGAACCGTTCGATTTTATCCGCACCATCGCGGTGGCGCGGATCATGATGCCGACCTCGCATGTGCGTCTCTCCGCGGGCCGCGAGCAGATGAGCGAGCAGACCCAGGCGATGTGCTTTATGGCCGGGGCGAACTCGATTTTCTACGGCTGCAAACTGCTGACCACACCGAATCCGGAAGAGGATAAAGACCGCGTGCTGTTCCGCAAACTGGGGCTGAACCCGGAACATACTCACACCCAGCATGGCGATCAGCAGCAGGAGCAGCAACTCAGCGAGCAGCTGTTCCATGCCGACACTGAACAGTTTTACAACGCGGCGCTGTAA